Proteins found in one Deltaproteobacteria bacterium genomic segment:
- a CDS encoding purine-binding chemotaxis protein CheW → MSDKQYTTFYLDDHLFGVDILYVREISRQLELTPVHRVGNYVRGLVNLRGQIVTVLDLGVKLALDPREVSATSRNIILKTEGELDRQAVHTDEHVGTGTDVVGLLVDRIGDVVTVDESEIEKPPANVGVISGKYLSGVVKLDHGLLSILKVAQVCS, encoded by the coding sequence ATGAGCGACAAGCAATACACGACGTTCTATCTCGACGATCACCTCTTCGGCGTGGACATCCTCTACGTCCGCGAGATCAGCCGTCAGCTCGAACTCACGCCGGTGCATCGCGTGGGGAACTACGTGAGGGGCCTCGTGAACCTGCGCGGCCAGATCGTCACGGTGCTCGACCTGGGCGTCAAACTCGCGCTCGACCCGCGAGAGGTGTCGGCCACGTCGCGCAACATCATCCTCAAGACCGAGGGCGAACTCGACCGGCAGGCGGTGCACACGGACGAACACGTCGGCACCGGGACCGATGTGGTCGGTCTGCTCGTGGATCGCATCGGCGACGTCGTCACCGTGGACGAATCGGAGATCGAGAAGCCCCCCGCGAACGTCGGCGTGATCAGCGGCAAGTACCTTTCGGGCGTGGTCAAACTCGATCATGGCCTGCTGTCGATTCTCAAGGTGGCGCAGGTCTGTTCCTGA
- a CDS encoding HDOD domain-containing protein, translated as MNRPARTSILDRLGEIRSLPTLPQVVARVMERVRDEKSSTADIAVVIADDPALTSAVLKVVNSAYYGTAGKEIASVAQAVTRLGIQEVGRICTAVGIARVFGNRSKTIDLHAFWRHSITVAYTTRVLGEYAGGIDRFEMDHSYTAGILHDVGTFVLERHFADAYAETRALMESDHLTASDAERRLLDITHAEIGGYLLNRWRLPEPVVDAVIYHHEPDLAPDRNRRLAELVHIADFICNNLGATSTPGMIRESSSIGAWDDLALRMEDVPDIIRDVQEEAKRSEVFAVLAA; from the coding sequence ATGAACCGCCCCGCGCGAACCTCGATTCTCGATCGGCTGGGCGAGATCCGGTCCCTGCCGACCCTGCCGCAGGTGGTCGCTCGCGTCATGGAGCGCGTCCGCGACGAGAAGAGCTCGACCGCCGACATCGCCGTCGTCATCGCCGACGACCCCGCGCTCACCAGCGCGGTGCTCAAGGTCGTCAACTCGGCTTACTATGGGACCGCCGGAAAGGAGATCGCGTCGGTCGCGCAGGCCGTGACGCGGCTCGGAATCCAGGAGGTCGGGCGCATCTGCACCGCGGTCGGCATCGCGCGCGTCTTCGGGAACCGATCGAAGACCATCGATTTGCACGCATTCTGGCGGCACTCGATCACCGTGGCCTACACGACACGCGTTTTGGGTGAATACGCGGGCGGCATCGATCGATTCGAAATGGATCACTCCTACACCGCGGGAATCCTGCACGACGTGGGCACCTTCGTGCTGGAGCGACACTTCGCCGATGCGTACGCCGAAACCCGCGCGCTGATGGAATCGGATCATCTGACCGCCTCCGATGCCGAGCGGCGGTTGCTCGACATCACGCACGCCGAGATCGGCGGCTATCTGCTCAATCGATGGCGGCTGCCCGAGCCCGTGGTCGACGCGGTGATCTACCATCACGAACCCGACCTCGCGCCCGACCGCAACCGCCGGCTCGCCGAGCTCGTCCATATCGCCGATTTCATCTGCAACAATCTCGGCGCCACCTCGACGCCCGGGATGATCCGTGAGTCGAGCAGCATTGGCGCGTGGGACGATCTGGCGCTGCGCATGGAAGACGTGCCCGACATCATCCGCGACGTGCAGGAGGAGGCCAAGCGGTCCGAGGTCTTCGCGGTTCTCGCCGCCTGA
- a CDS encoding chemotaxis response regulator protein-glutamate methylesterase, with amino-acid sequence MSWNAAKAASPEPRSRVLVVDDTVTYRRIMTDVVERLEDAEIVGTAPNGRIALLKIEQLKPDLVFLDVEMPEMDGLETLKALKPRWPHIGVVMVSGASTHNADITIKCLQSGAIDFVPKPEGMGIDASVEWLRKQISTVLMLHRTRQRTAAMRAGRDSRPESAPAILPPPPPPPSARIAPVPGVFDVLAIGCSTGGPEALGKIIPLLPGDLGVPVLLVQHMPPKFTESLARNLDGKSPLAVKEAADGEPILRNTVYIAPGGRHMVVREEAGQTERRIGINENPPVKSCRPSVDVLFRSVANTYGKNILAVVLTGMGDDGADGVATLKRKGCYCITQSAATCVVYGMPRAIDEAGLSDAQIALPEIATRIADKIRPFGRRST; translated from the coding sequence ATGAGCTGGAACGCCGCCAAAGCTGCCTCGCCGGAACCCCGGAGTCGGGTTCTGGTCGTCGACGACACCGTCACCTATCGGCGGATCATGACCGACGTCGTCGAACGTCTCGAAGACGCCGAGATCGTCGGCACCGCGCCCAACGGCCGCATCGCGCTGCTCAAGATCGAACAGCTCAAGCCCGATCTCGTGTTTCTCGACGTCGAGATGCCCGAGATGGACGGACTGGAGACGCTCAAGGCCCTCAAGCCCCGTTGGCCGCACATCGGCGTCGTGATGGTGAGCGGCGCGAGCACGCACAACGCCGACATCACGATCAAGTGCCTCCAATCCGGCGCGATCGACTTCGTCCCAAAACCCGAGGGAATGGGGATCGACGCCAGCGTCGAGTGGCTGCGCAAGCAGATCTCCACCGTGCTGATGCTCCACCGAACGCGACAGCGCACCGCCGCGATGCGCGCGGGACGGGATTCGCGTCCCGAATCCGCCCCGGCGATCCTGCCTCCTCCTCCACCTCCGCCCTCCGCCCGGATCGCACCTGTCCCCGGCGTCTTCGACGTACTCGCGATCGGCTGCTCCACTGGCGGGCCCGAGGCGCTCGGAAAAATCATTCCGCTCCTGCCCGGCGATTTGGGCGTGCCGGTGCTGCTCGTTCAGCACATGCCGCCGAAGTTCACCGAGTCGCTCGCGCGCAACCTCGACGGAAAGTCGCCGCTCGCGGTGAAGGAGGCCGCGGACGGCGAGCCGATCCTGCGCAACACGGTCTACATCGCGCCCGGCGGTCGGCACATGGTCGTGCGCGAAGAGGCGGGGCAGACGGAGCGGCGGATCGGCATCAACGAAAATCCGCCCGTGAAAAGTTGCCGTCCTTCGGTGGACGTGCTGTTTCGCTCGGTCGCGAACACGTACGGCAAAAACATCCTCGCCGTCGTGCTCACGGGCATGGGCGACGACGGCGCGGACGGCGTCGCGACGCTCAAGCGCAAAGGCTGTTACTGCATCACGCAGTCGGCCGCGACGTGCGTGGTGTACGGGATGCCGCGCGCGATCGACGAGGCGGGCCTGTCCGACGCGCAGATCGCCCTGCCTGAGATCGCAACCCGAATTGCAGATAAGATTCGCCCATTTGGCCGGAGGTCGACGTGA
- a CDS encoding chemotaxis protein CheX, with protein sequence MNVEYINPFLDSMINVLSSMAYTQATPEKPFVKNGKGAFGDVTGIIGIAGPSTKGSLAITFPEPVILMIASKMLGEDYSQMEPIVIDMVSEIANMVLGGAKKVLSEKGYRFDMSIPSTIMGKDHTITHKTKGNVIVVPFNTEQGQFFIEITFE encoded by the coding sequence ATGAACGTCGAGTATATCAACCCGTTTCTCGATTCCATGATCAATGTGCTTTCGAGCATGGCCTATACGCAGGCGACGCCGGAAAAGCCCTTCGTCAAGAACGGCAAAGGCGCGTTCGGCGACGTGACGGGGATCATCGGCATCGCGGGCCCATCCACAAAAGGCTCTCTCGCCATCACCTTCCCCGAGCCGGTCATTTTGATGATCGCGTCGAAGATGCTGGGCGAGGACTATTCGCAGATGGAGCCCATCGTCATCGACATGGTCAGCGAGATCGCGAACATGGTCCTGGGCGGCGCGAAGAAGGTGCTGTCCGAAAAGGGCTACCGGTTCGACATGTCGATCCCGTCCACGATCATGGGCAAGGACCACACGATCACGCACAAGACCAAGGGCAACGTGATCGTGGTGCCGTTCAACACCGAGCAGGGCCAGTTTTTCATCGAAATCACGTTCGAATAG
- a CDS encoding response regulator → MAKSLKILTVDDFFSMRRIVKNLLKDLGYDEVLEADDGSTAWKTLEEQKIDFIISDWNMPKMTGLDLLKKVRSDERMKGIPFLMVTAESEKGNVIEAVQAGVTNYIVKPFTPEVFKQKVEQIIAGI, encoded by the coding sequence ATGGCAAAATCGCTGAAGATTCTGACCGTGGACGATTTTTTTTCGATGCGCCGCATCGTCAAGAACCTGCTCAAGGACCTGGGGTACGACGAGGTTCTGGAGGCGGACGACGGCTCGACCGCGTGGAAGACCCTCGAGGAGCAGAAGATCGATTTCATCATCAGCGACTGGAATATGCCCAAGATGACCGGGCTCGACCTGCTAAAAAAGGTCCGTTCGGACGAGCGGATGAAGGGGATTCCGTTTCTGATGGTGACGGCCGAGTCCGAGAAGGGGAACGTGATCGAGGCGGTGCAGGCGGGGGTGACGAACTACATCGTCAAACCGTTCACGCCCGAGGTCTTCAAGCAGAAGGTCGAGCAGATCATCGCGGGCATCTAA
- a CDS encoding chemotaxis protein CheW, whose translation MDDKYRAVLQDFITEARDHLQVLEPDLLALEQSGDPDPDVVNRIFRSVHSIKGASGFFNLKNINELAHVMESLLMKLRDKSLGVSSELVDALLAGSDRLSAMVDDVENADSFDISAEKSRLVALLDAANGKPAETAKPAAAASAPPIAAPALAPTPAQWESCQASGRMAYLIRLDADVDLRAGGRSALDVLDQLKTVGECLASDPSREKLESHTDAANVWILGASVLEKDLFAMALRVADDQVSRVEPPAALPAGNAEVVVESVSTPIPASMPPSTPRKVNGTSPANGKTNASPADAPESAATASRGQEGAETLRVSVSLLNHLLNLAGELVLSRNQLTQLLIDRAGEIRGLNSVLQNLNLVTGELQESIMYTRMQPVGGVFNKFPRIMRDLAKKLDKDIELEIQGGDVELDKSIIESLSDPLTHLIRNTADHGIESREDREKAGKPRVGRVLLRAFHEAGLVNIEISDDGNGIDPSVIRRKAVEKAVVSAEAAARMSDREVLNLIFAPGFSTAAQVTDVSGRGVGMDVVKTNIERLGGTVELDSTKGEGTRVRLRLPLTLAIIPSLLIGVGEEKFAVPQVSIVELVRIRARDASKSIKEVNGAEVLRLRDQLLPLVRLSEVLGIRATYVDPETNDECDERRMTLVDRRAPDGEPNRFRVDGETGELVAINGGAQRSHPDRRGGPDRRFHSQSAINILVLVAGTNQFGLIVDRVFDNEEIVVKPLSKYVKENSCYSGTTIMGEGRVAMILDAKGISDTAKLAFEDVDRANVAMEQDAMRNGLRERQTVLLFRNGPEEIFAMSLSLITRIEKVPLGDIERVGDREFIKYRGGAMRLVRLHHHLPVSAPASDGAFLYVIVPKLMKTAVGIVATEVVNVLETEIDLDTTNRAEGGIMGSAIVNERITLVLDTFALMEKADPEYYGAEAPIRRAEGSYRILLAEDTPFFRQLERDYMESAGYAVDTVRDGEEALEALMKTHYDLVVSDIVMPRMDGFELVRRIRGSGNGHAGVPVLALTSLTDEKSRDLGTKSGFTDYAVKIDKAKLLETIHNLLQSATRAA comes from the coding sequence ATGGACGACAAGTACCGAGCCGTTCTTCAGGACTTCATCACCGAGGCCCGGGACCACCTTCAGGTGCTCGAGCCCGATCTGCTGGCGCTGGAACAATCGGGCGATCCCGATCCGGATGTCGTGAACCGGATTTTCCGGAGCGTGCACAGCATCAAGGGCGCGTCGGGGTTCTTCAACCTGAAGAACATCAACGAGCTCGCGCACGTGATGGAGAGCCTGCTGATGAAACTGCGCGACAAGTCGCTGGGCGTCTCGTCGGAGCTCGTCGACGCGCTGCTCGCGGGTTCGGATCGTCTCTCCGCCATGGTGGACGATGTCGAGAACGCCGACAGCTTCGATATCAGCGCCGAAAAGTCGCGCCTCGTCGCGCTGCTCGATGCCGCGAACGGCAAGCCCGCCGAGACGGCGAAACCCGCCGCGGCGGCCTCGGCGCCGCCGATCGCGGCGCCCGCGCTCGCGCCCACTCCCGCCCAATGGGAATCGTGCCAGGCGTCCGGTCGAATGGCCTATCTGATTCGCCTCGACGCCGACGTCGATCTCCGGGCGGGCGGCCGCTCGGCGCTCGACGTGCTCGACCAGCTCAAGACCGTGGGCGAGTGCCTGGCGAGCGATCCCTCGCGTGAGAAGCTCGAGAGCCACACCGACGCCGCGAATGTCTGGATTCTCGGCGCGAGTGTTCTGGAAAAGGACCTCTTCGCGATGGCGCTGCGCGTCGCGGACGATCAGGTGAGCCGGGTGGAGCCGCCGGCGGCGCTACCAGCCGGGAATGCCGAGGTCGTCGTCGAGTCCGTTTCGACGCCCATACCGGCATCGATGCCCCCGTCGACTCCGAGGAAGGTGAACGGAACGTCGCCCGCGAACGGCAAGACGAATGCGTCGCCCGCCGATGCGCCCGAATCCGCCGCGACGGCGTCGCGCGGGCAGGAAGGCGCCGAGACGCTGCGCGTCAGCGTGTCGCTGCTCAACCACCTGCTGAACCTCGCAGGCGAACTGGTGCTTTCGCGCAACCAGCTCACGCAGCTCCTGATCGACCGCGCCGGCGAAATCCGCGGCCTGAATTCGGTGCTCCAGAACCTGAATCTCGTGACCGGCGAGCTGCAGGAAAGCATCATGTACACCCGCATGCAGCCGGTCGGCGGGGTGTTCAACAAGTTCCCGCGCATCATGCGCGACCTGGCCAAGAAGCTCGACAAGGACATCGAGCTCGAGATCCAGGGCGGCGACGTCGAACTCGACAAGTCGATCATCGAGTCGCTGTCCGATCCGCTCACGCACCTGATTCGCAACACGGCCGATCACGGCATCGAGTCGCGCGAGGACCGCGAGAAGGCGGGCAAGCCGCGCGTCGGGCGCGTGCTGCTGCGCGCGTTCCACGAGGCGGGCCTCGTCAACATCGAGATCAGCGACGACGGGAACGGAATCGATCCGTCCGTCATCCGGCGCAAGGCGGTGGAGAAGGCCGTCGTGTCCGCGGAGGCCGCGGCGCGCATGAGCGACCGCGAGGTGCTGAACCTCATCTTCGCGCCGGGATTCTCGACCGCCGCGCAGGTGACCGACGTTTCCGGCCGCGGGGTCGGCATGGACGTGGTGAAAACCAACATCGAGCGGCTCGGCGGAACGGTGGAACTCGATTCCACCAAGGGCGAGGGCACGCGCGTGAGACTGCGCCTGCCGCTCACCCTCGCGATCATCCCGTCGCTGCTCATCGGCGTCGGCGAGGAAAAATTCGCCGTGCCCCAGGTCAGCATCGTCGAACTCGTGCGCATCCGCGCGCGCGACGCCTCGAAAAGCATCAAAGAGGTCAACGGTGCCGAAGTGCTGCGCCTGCGCGACCAGCTCCTGCCCCTCGTGCGTCTGTCCGAGGTGCTCGGGATCCGCGCCACGTATGTCGATCCCGAGACCAATGATGAGTGCGACGAACGCCGCATGACGCTCGTCGATCGCCGCGCTCCGGACGGCGAACCGAATCGCTTCCGCGTGGACGGCGAGACCGGCGAACTCGTCGCGATCAACGGCGGTGCGCAACGGTCGCACCCGGACCGGCGTGGCGGGCCGGATCGCCGATTCCATTCGCAAAGCGCCATCAACATCCTCGTGCTCGTGGCGGGCACCAACCAGTTCGGCCTCATCGTCGACCGCGTGTTCGACAACGAGGAGATCGTGGTGAAGCCGCTGTCCAAGTACGTCAAGGAAAACTCCTGCTACTCGGGCACGACGATCATGGGCGAGGGGCGCGTGGCGATGATTCTCGACGCCAAGGGCATCTCTGACACGGCAAAACTCGCGTTCGAGGACGTGGACCGCGCGAACGTGGCGATGGAGCAGGATGCGATGCGCAACGGTCTGCGCGAGCGCCAGACCGTGCTGCTGTTCCGCAACGGCCCCGAGGAAATCTTCGCCATGTCGCTTTCGCTCATCACGCGCATCGAGAAGGTGCCGTTGGGCGACATCGAGCGCGTGGGAGACCGCGAGTTCATCAAGTACCGGGGCGGCGCGATGCGCCTCGTGCGCCTGCATCACCATCTGCCGGTCTCCGCTCCGGCGAGTGACGGCGCGTTCCTGTACGTCATCGTGCCCAAGCTGATGAAAACCGCGGTCGGCATCGTCGCGACCGAGGTCGTCAACGTCCTCGAAACCGAAATCGACCTCGACACGACGAACCGCGCCGAGGGCGGCATCATGGGTTCGGCGATCGTCAACGAGCGCATCACGCTTGTGCTCGACACCTTCGCGCTCATGGAGAAGGCGGATCCCGAGTACTACGGCGCCGAGGCGCCGATCCGCCGCGCCGAGGGTTCGTACCGCATCCTGCTCGCCGAGGACACGCCCTTCTTCCGACAGCTCGAGCGCGACTATATGGAGTCCGCGGGCTACGCGGTCGACACGGTGCGCGACGGCGAGGAAGCCCTCGAGGCCCTGATGAAGACGCACTACGACCTCGTGGTGTCGGACATCGTGATGCCGCGCATGGACGGGTTCGAACTCGTGAGACGCATCCGCGGCAGCGGCAACGGCCACGCCGGCGTGCCGGTTCTCGCGCTCACGTCGCTCACCGACGAAAAGTCGCGCGACCTGGGCACGAAGAGCGGCTTCACGGATTACGCGGTGAAGATCGACAAGGCCAAGCTTCTCGAGACCATCCACAACCTGCTGCAATCCGCGACGAGGGCTGCGTGA
- a CDS encoding protein-glutamate O-methyltransferase CheR yields MALAISNEEFTLLRDYIEEQCGISLTSGKEYLIESRLTTMVVESGSKSFLEFYRKIKTTPDQRLRDKLVDAMTTNETLWFRDKSPFAVFQDVLLPQFDAEIASGKRMRVRIWCAASSTGQEPYSLGMCVHEFSRLRPGAALRPANVEIVGTDISPSVLFLAMAGRYDQISMGRGLEDAMRDRYFKQNGRVWVLDESVKKMVTYKRLNLQSDFAALGTFDIIMCRNVAIYFSETFKKNLFARLARALNTGGHLFLGSAESLSGYSTDFEIRDHQRSIYYQVKR; encoded by the coding sequence ATGGCGCTCGCCATTTCGAACGAGGAATTCACGTTGCTTCGCGACTACATCGAGGAGCAGTGCGGAATCTCGCTCACGAGCGGAAAGGAATATCTGATCGAGAGCCGACTCACGACCATGGTCGTGGAGTCGGGCTCCAAGTCCTTTCTGGAGTTCTACCGAAAGATCAAAACGACACCCGACCAGCGCCTTCGCGACAAGCTGGTCGACGCGATGACGACCAACGAAACGCTCTGGTTTCGCGACAAGTCGCCGTTCGCGGTTTTTCAGGACGTGCTGCTGCCGCAGTTCGACGCCGAGATCGCGTCGGGCAAGCGCATGCGCGTACGAATCTGGTGCGCGGCGAGTTCCACCGGACAGGAGCCGTATTCGCTAGGGATGTGCGTGCACGAGTTCTCGCGGCTTCGGCCCGGCGCGGCGCTCCGTCCCGCGAACGTCGAGATCGTCGGCACCGACATTTCGCCCTCGGTGCTCTTTCTGGCCATGGCGGGCCGTTACGACCAGATTTCGATGGGCCGGGGTCTCGAGGATGCCATGCGCGACCGCTACTTCAAGCAGAACGGCCGCGTGTGGGTTCTGGACGAGTCCGTAAAGAAGATGGTCACCTACAAGCGCCTCAATCTTCAGTCCGACTTCGCGGCGCTCGGGACCTTCGACATCATCATGTGCCGAAACGTCGCGATCTATTTTTCCGAAACCTTCAAGAAAAACCTGTTCGCACGGCTCGCCCGGGCCCTGAACACGGGCGGACACCTGTTCCTCGGCTCCGCGGAGAGCCTGTCGGGGTACAGCACGGACTTCGAAATCCGCGATCACCAACGGTCGATCTACTACCAGGTGAAGCGGTAA
- a CDS encoding response regulator, with amino-acid sequence MKILSVDDSFVIRRIITDAVSVIGFDVVGAANGQEALDVLEREHSDINLILLDWNMPVMDGYTTLCNIRADERFRGIPVMMVTTEAERENVVRAIQAGANNYLCKPFSPQDLTTKVMESLGMGLDM; translated from the coding sequence ATGAAGATCCTTTCGGTCGATGACTCGTTCGTGATTCGCCGGATCATCACCGACGCCGTCAGCGTGATCGGATTCGACGTGGTCGGCGCGGCGAACGGGCAGGAGGCGCTCGACGTGCTGGAGCGCGAGCATTCCGATATCAATCTCATCCTGCTCGACTGGAACATGCCGGTGATGGACGGCTACACGACGCTGTGCAATATCCGCGCGGACGAGCGGTTCCGCGGGATTCCCGTGATGATGGTGACCACGGAAGCCGAGCGGGAAAACGTCGTTCGCGCGATCCAGGCAGGCGCGAACAACTACCTGTGCAAACCCTTCAGCCCGCAGGATCTCACCACGAAGGTGATGGAGAGCCTGGGGATGGGATTGGATATGTAA